A window of Phycobacter azelaicus contains these coding sequences:
- a CDS encoding EAL domain-containing protein, whose amino-acid sequence MPEGAENPLSAAVASRDRSTLDMVAEAVKHDQTMLAFQPVMQAMPPHQTAFYEGYIRVLDPTGRVIPAREFMGVVEETEIGRALDCLALQHGLRALAKSPQIRLSVNMSARSIGYGRWMDVLNRFLKKDETIGERLILEISEASAIATPELVIDFMQRMQKHGIAFALDNFGAGTTAIGHFRNFFFDAVKIDGQFIRGISENADNQAVTCALVGIAKQFDMLVVAESVESEVDAQFLVSIGVDCMQGFLFGAPTVSPPWLEELKERSRA is encoded by the coding sequence ATGCCGGAAGGTGCCGAGAACCCGCTGAGCGCGGCCGTCGCATCGCGCGACCGCTCGACCCTCGACATGGTCGCGGAGGCGGTGAAACACGATCAAACCATGTTGGCCTTCCAACCGGTGATGCAGGCCATGCCGCCCCACCAAACAGCATTCTACGAAGGCTATATCCGGGTTCTGGACCCAACCGGCCGCGTCATACCCGCACGCGAATTCATGGGGGTCGTGGAAGAGACCGAAATCGGGCGCGCCCTTGACTGCCTGGCCCTGCAGCACGGCCTGAGGGCCCTGGCGAAATCACCGCAGATCCGCCTTTCGGTTAACATGTCAGCCCGCTCCATCGGCTATGGACGCTGGATGGATGTGCTGAACCGCTTCCTGAAAAAGGATGAAACCATCGGCGAGCGGTTGATCCTTGAAATCTCGGAGGCTTCGGCAATTGCCACTCCGGAGTTGGTCATCGACTTCATGCAGCGGATGCAAAAGCACGGCATCGCCTTTGCGCTCGACAACTTTGGCGCCGGCACGACAGCTATCGGCCACTTCCGCAACTTCTTTTTCGATGCGGTCAAGATCGACGGGCAATTCATTCGCGGCATCAGCGAGAACGCCGACAATCAGGCGGTTACATGCGCGCTGGTTGGGATCGCCAAACAGTTCGATATGCTGGTGGTGGCCGAGTCGGTCGAATCCGAGGTCGATGCGCAATTTCTGGTGTCCATCGGTGTGGACTGCATGCAAGGCTTCCTCTTTGGAGCGCCCACGGTCAGCCCCCCCTGGCTGGAAGAGCTGAAAGAGCGCAGCCGCGCCTGA
- a CDS encoding sterol desaturase family protein produces MSDPISYPDVTQYAVPFFIAAILAEFIWIAIKGRGGRYETRDALTSLIMGAGSVASGILLGFIAWGFFMLLWRVTPLDMGTSIWAILACFVLDDLRYYWVHRFGHRVRWVWASHVNHHSSQHYNLTTALRQTWTGTFTFMMVVRAPLVLMGFHPALVLFVGGINLVYQFWIHTEAIGKMPRWFEAVMNTPSHHRAHHGRNPRYLDCNYAGVFIIWDKIFGTFVPEQENDRVDYGLVHNIGTFNPLRVAFHEWVGIFRDMAQPGLSLKQRLLYAVAPPGYSHDGSRDTSEEIKAKHLARNPQDRGTPGFETPADAS; encoded by the coding sequence ATGAGTGATCCGATCTCATACCCTGACGTTACCCAATATGCGGTGCCCTTCTTCATTGCCGCGATCCTGGCCGAGTTCATCTGGATTGCCATCAAGGGGCGCGGCGGGCGTTACGAGACGCGCGATGCGCTCACCTCGCTGATTATGGGGGCAGGCAGTGTGGCCTCGGGGATCCTTCTGGGGTTCATCGCATGGGGATTCTTCATGCTCTTGTGGCGGGTCACCCCGCTGGACATGGGCACATCGATCTGGGCGATCCTCGCCTGTTTTGTGCTGGATGATCTGCGGTACTACTGGGTGCATCGCTTTGGCCACAGGGTGCGCTGGGTCTGGGCCAGCCATGTGAACCATCACTCAAGTCAGCACTATAACCTGACAACCGCCTTGCGGCAGACCTGGACCGGCACCTTCACCTTCATGATGGTGGTCCGCGCGCCTTTGGTGCTGATGGGCTTTCACCCGGCGCTGGTGCTGTTCGTAGGCGGCATCAACCTTGTCTACCAGTTCTGGATCCATACCGAGGCAATCGGCAAGATGCCCCGCTGGTTCGAGGCCGTGATGAACACGCCCAGCCACCACCGTGCGCACCACGGGCGCAACCCGCGTTATCTGGATTGCAACTATGCCGGCGTCTTCATCATCTGGGACAAGATTTTCGGAACCTTCGTCCCCGAGCAGGAGAATGACCGCGTGGATTACGGGCTTGTGCATAATATTGGCACCTTCAACCCGCTGCGCGTCGCCTTTCATGAATGGGTCGGCATCTTTCGTGATATGGCCCAGCCGGGCCTCTCCCTGAAACAGCGCCTGCTCTACGCGGTTGCCCCGCCCGGCTACAGCCACGACGGAAGCCGAGATACCAGCGAAGAGATCAAGGCCAAGCACCTGGCCCGCAATCCACAGGACAGGGGCACACCGGGCTTTGAAACACCTGCCGACGCCTCCTGA